In one Hippocampus zosterae strain Florida chromosome 10, ASM2543408v3, whole genome shotgun sequence genomic region, the following are encoded:
- the zgc:114130 gene encoding mRNA decay activator protein ZFP36L1 isoform X2 produces the protein MQTEISASIMPSYHLDQFGVLDEMMCKFLSIDLRGHDSQPSSLSSAMKTPGYIGRERSCDTSLSLSTSPTDNVHVSPTIWGQRPESHQASLHVNSTQWRKQRFLPQRSVSMVETSSATAAGLGWPDSDMKDPQEGISPTMLNHSMTTSATSSASTRYKTELCRSFTENGMCKYGGKCQFAHGPEELRDLSRHPKYKTEPCRTFHTIGFCPYGIRCHFVHNNEEEKNHLPSSFSSSSFAPLRLPSTRSRRIPLIRQSVSFAGFPSAPQQTLPPHPPPAPFSRAPSVSPPCADITNLLSNVFLEMDSTTFEVSPAPQYQGPTAAEPFSSFLPSPDSGCSPSGLSPSSPSLRQSPGASAFFSRSLGTRSLSYTSLSDQDQDGSSSSGSLNGLESCSGINDGKRLAVFSQLSVPEDAGRLCL, from the exons ATGCAGACTGAGATTTCAGCAAGCATAATGCCGTCTTACCATCTCGACCAGTTTGGTGTCCTGGACGAGATGATGTGCAAG TTCCTGAGTATTGATCTGAGAGGGCATGACAGTCAGCCATCATCCCTCAGCTCAGCAATGAAGACACCAGGCTATATTGGACGGGAACGTAGTTGTGACACATCCTTGTCTCTCAGCACCAGTCCGACAGACAATGTCCATGTGTCCCCCACTATTTGGGGGCAGCGACCAGAGAGCCACCAGGCTTCCCTTCATGTTAATTCCACCCAGTGGCGAAAGCAACGCTTCCTGCCTCAGCGCTCGGTCAGCATGGTGGAGACCTCCAGTGCCACAGCGGCAGGTCTCGGCTGGCCTGATTCCGACATGAAGGACCCTCAGGAAGGCATCAGCCCCACCATGCTGAACCACAGCATGACCACCTCCGCCACTTCCTCCGCCTCGACCCGCTACAAGACCGAACTGTGTCGTTCCTTCACAGAGAACGGCATGTGCAAGTACGGTGGCAAGTGCCAGTTTGCCCATGGGCCCGAGGAGCTGCGGGACCTCAGCAGGCATCCAAAGTACAAGACTGAACCGTGCCGTACGTTCCACACCATTGGCTTCTGTCCTTACGGGATCCGCTGTCACTTTGTCCACAAcaatgaggaggaaaaaaatcacttgccCAGCTCCTTTTCCTCCTCGAGCTTTGCACCCCTGCGTCTTCCCTCCACGCGCTCTCGCAGAATCCCGCTCATCAGACAGAGCGTCAGCTTTGCGGGATTTCCTTCTGCTCCCCAGCAaactcttcctcctcatcctcccccTGCCCCTTTCTCACGAGCGCCATCTGTCTCTCCTCCTTGTGCCGATATCACCAATCTCCTCTCTAATGTCTTCTTAGAGATGGACTCTACTACCTTCGAGGTCTCCCCTGCCCCCCAGTACCAAGGCCCCACTGCCGCGGAGCCATTCTCTTCCTTCCTGCCCTCCCCAGACTCCGGCTGTTCACCTTCCGGTTTGTCTCCTTCGTCTCCATCCCTGAGACAGAGCCCTGGTGCGTCTGCGTTCTTTTCACGCTCGCTCGGCACGAGATCCCTGTCCTATACCTCGCTTTCAGATCAGGACCAGGATGGGAGCAGCTCGTCCGGCTCACTGAATGGATTGGAGTCATGTAGCGGCATCAATGACGGAAAACGCCTGGCCGTATTTAGTCAACTCTCAGTTCCTGAGGACGCTGGAAGGCTCTGCCTTTAG
- the trappc6bl gene encoding trafficking protein particle complex subunit 6B, like isoform X1, with translation MADDALFEFLHMEIVAHVYRDLQFIKGETDNKDRASRVSILEGMGYRVGQGLIERLTRDSPCFKDELDVMKFICKDFWTKVFRRQVDNLRTNHQGTYVLQDNKFNLLTQLSNSKQYLDQAPKYLAFSCGVVRGALSNLGLESVVTAEVSIMPSCKFQVVIQKL, from the exons ATGGCAGACGACGCTCTCTTTGAGTTTCTCCATATGGAGATTGTGGCACACGTTTACAGGGATCTGCAATTCATTAAAGGAGAGACCGACAACAAG GACAGGGCCTCCCGTGTTTCTATTTTGGAGGGGATGGGCTACAGAGTGGGACAAGGGCTCATTGAGAG GTTGACGAGGGACTCTCCTTGCTTCAAGGATGAGTTGGATGTAATGAAATTTATTTGTAAAGACTTCTGGACTAAAGTCTTCAGGAGGCAGGTGGACAATCTAAGAACTAACCATcag GGCACCTATGTACTGCAGGATAACAAATTTAATTTGCTGACACAGCTCTCTAATAGTAAGCAGTACTTGGATCAAGCGCCTAAG TACTTGGCCTTTTCATGTGGTGTCGTGAGGGGAGCTTTGTCAAATCTCGGTCTTGAAAGTGTGGTTACAGCTGAGGTCTCTATCATGCCATCAT GTAAGTTTCAAGTGGTCATCCAGAAATTATGA
- the zgc:114130 gene encoding mRNA decay activator protein ZFP36L1 isoform X1, with product MQTEISASIMPSYHLDQFGVLDEMMCKQFLSIDLRGHDSQPSSLSSAMKTPGYIGRERSCDTSLSLSTSPTDNVHVSPTIWGQRPESHQASLHVNSTQWRKQRFLPQRSVSMVETSSATAAGLGWPDSDMKDPQEGISPTMLNHSMTTSATSSASTRYKTELCRSFTENGMCKYGGKCQFAHGPEELRDLSRHPKYKTEPCRTFHTIGFCPYGIRCHFVHNNEEEKNHLPSSFSSSSFAPLRLPSTRSRRIPLIRQSVSFAGFPSAPQQTLPPHPPPAPFSRAPSVSPPCADITNLLSNVFLEMDSTTFEVSPAPQYQGPTAAEPFSSFLPSPDSGCSPSGLSPSSPSLRQSPGASAFFSRSLGTRSLSYTSLSDQDQDGSSSSGSLNGLESCSGINDGKRLAVFSQLSVPEDAGRLCL from the exons ATGCAGACTGAGATTTCAGCAAGCATAATGCCGTCTTACCATCTCGACCAGTTTGGTGTCCTGGACGAGATGATGTGCAAG CAGTTCCTGAGTATTGATCTGAGAGGGCATGACAGTCAGCCATCATCCCTCAGCTCAGCAATGAAGACACCAGGCTATATTGGACGGGAACGTAGTTGTGACACATCCTTGTCTCTCAGCACCAGTCCGACAGACAATGTCCATGTGTCCCCCACTATTTGGGGGCAGCGACCAGAGAGCCACCAGGCTTCCCTTCATGTTAATTCCACCCAGTGGCGAAAGCAACGCTTCCTGCCTCAGCGCTCGGTCAGCATGGTGGAGACCTCCAGTGCCACAGCGGCAGGTCTCGGCTGGCCTGATTCCGACATGAAGGACCCTCAGGAAGGCATCAGCCCCACCATGCTGAACCACAGCATGACCACCTCCGCCACTTCCTCCGCCTCGACCCGCTACAAGACCGAACTGTGTCGTTCCTTCACAGAGAACGGCATGTGCAAGTACGGTGGCAAGTGCCAGTTTGCCCATGGGCCCGAGGAGCTGCGGGACCTCAGCAGGCATCCAAAGTACAAGACTGAACCGTGCCGTACGTTCCACACCATTGGCTTCTGTCCTTACGGGATCCGCTGTCACTTTGTCCACAAcaatgaggaggaaaaaaatcacttgccCAGCTCCTTTTCCTCCTCGAGCTTTGCACCCCTGCGTCTTCCCTCCACGCGCTCTCGCAGAATCCCGCTCATCAGACAGAGCGTCAGCTTTGCGGGATTTCCTTCTGCTCCCCAGCAaactcttcctcctcatcctcccccTGCCCCTTTCTCACGAGCGCCATCTGTCTCTCCTCCTTGTGCCGATATCACCAATCTCCTCTCTAATGTCTTCTTAGAGATGGACTCTACTACCTTCGAGGTCTCCCCTGCCCCCCAGTACCAAGGCCCCACTGCCGCGGAGCCATTCTCTTCCTTCCTGCCCTCCCCAGACTCCGGCTGTTCACCTTCCGGTTTGTCTCCTTCGTCTCCATCCCTGAGACAGAGCCCTGGTGCGTCTGCGTTCTTTTCACGCTCGCTCGGCACGAGATCCCTGTCCTATACCTCGCTTTCAGATCAGGACCAGGATGGGAGCAGCTCGTCCGGCTCACTGAATGGATTGGAGTCATGTAGCGGCATCAATGACGGAAAACGCCTGGCCGTATTTAGTCAACTCTCAGTTCCTGAGGACGCTGGAAGGCTCTGCCTTTAG
- the trappc6bl gene encoding trafficking protein particle complex subunit 6B, like isoform X2 — MADDALFEFLHMEIVAHVYRDLQFIKGETDNKDRASRVSILEGMGYRVGQGLIERLTRDSPCFKDELDVMKFICKDFWTKVFRRQVDNLRTNHQGTYVLQDNKFNLLTQLSNSKQYLDQAPKFLFPPVLGLFMWCREGSFVKSRS, encoded by the exons ATGGCAGACGACGCTCTCTTTGAGTTTCTCCATATGGAGATTGTGGCACACGTTTACAGGGATCTGCAATTCATTAAAGGAGAGACCGACAACAAG GACAGGGCCTCCCGTGTTTCTATTTTGGAGGGGATGGGCTACAGAGTGGGACAAGGGCTCATTGAGAG GTTGACGAGGGACTCTCCTTGCTTCAAGGATGAGTTGGATGTAATGAAATTTATTTGTAAAGACTTCTGGACTAAAGTCTTCAGGAGGCAGGTGGACAATCTAAGAACTAACCATcag GGCACCTATGTACTGCAGGATAACAAATTTAATTTGCTGACACAGCTCTCTAATAGTAAGCAGTACTTGGATCAAGCGCCTAAG TTTCTGTTCCCCCCAGTACTTGGCCTTTTCATGTGGTGTCGTGAGGGGAGCTTTGTCAAATCTCGGTCTTGA